The following are encoded in a window of Candidatus Methylacidiphilales bacterium genomic DNA:
- the ispH gene encoding 4-hydroxy-3-methylbut-2-enyl diphosphate reductase: MNPNEHSFKIYIANPRGFCAGVQRAVEVVEKAVALFPPPIYVKHEVVHNTHVVQSLTNKGVRFIEDIQEVPEGAVLIFSAHGVSQAVQESAKNRNLTIYDATCPLVTKVHMEVKRYSGKGMEIILIGHANHPEVIGTLGQASAHTKMYLVQNKQDALDLQVTNPDHLAYVTQTTLSLDETKEILTILKQRFPKLHAPNKEDICYATQNRQDAVKKLIKLCNSSGLILVIGSRSSSNSNRLTELAKSQGVTSYLIEDANSFNPTWLTNVNHVGVTAGASAPEYLVEELIAMLKKLGGKEASFTQGFNETVSFSLPKGLQN; this comes from the coding sequence ATGAATCCTAACGAACATTCGTTTAAGATTTATATTGCCAACCCTCGCGGATTCTGTGCTGGAGTGCAGAGGGCGGTAGAAGTAGTTGAGAAAGCAGTTGCGTTATTTCCCCCACCTATTTATGTCAAACACGAAGTAGTGCACAATACCCATGTCGTACAAAGTCTAACCAATAAAGGTGTACGGTTTATTGAGGACATTCAAGAAGTGCCTGAAGGCGCGGTTCTTATTTTTAGTGCTCATGGTGTTTCTCAAGCAGTGCAGGAAAGTGCAAAAAATAGAAATCTTACTATCTATGACGCCACTTGTCCATTAGTCACAAAAGTACATATGGAGGTAAAACGATATAGCGGCAAGGGTATGGAGATTATTCTCATCGGCCATGCCAATCATCCTGAAGTAATTGGTACGCTTGGGCAAGCTTCAGCCCATACCAAAATGTACCTCGTGCAAAATAAACAAGACGCACTAGATCTGCAAGTTACCAACCCAGACCACCTAGCCTATGTTACTCAAACTACTCTATCATTAGATGAAACGAAAGAAATCTTAACCATATTGAAACAGCGCTTTCCTAAACTTCACGCACCCAATAAAGAGGACATCTGTTATGCCACTCAAAACCGACAGGACGCAGTTAAAAAACTAATCAAGCTTTGTAATTCTAGCGGATTAATTCTAGTGATTGGCTCTCGCTCAAGCTCAAACTCCAACCGTTTAACTGAGTTAGCTAAGTCACAAGGAGTTACTTCTTACCTGATTGAAGATGCAAATTCTTTTAATCCAACATGGTTAACTAATGTTAATCATGTTGGCGTTACTGCCGGTGCTTCTGCTCCAGAATATTTAGTAGAAGAGCTAATCGCAATGCTTAAAAAACTTGGTGGTAAGGAAGCCTCTTTTACACAAGGGTTTAATGAAACGGTAAGTTTCTCATTACCCAAAGGATTGCAAAATTAA